One genomic window of Cercospora beticola chromosome 5, complete sequence includes the following:
- a CDS encoding uncharacterized protein (SMCOG1122:ATP-dependent RNA helicase~antiSMASH:Cluster_9), which translates to MVRAASPALSENEFDISKSLFGGEADLLSDNSDNEATREASPFSQRPPAIEDASDSDDAFIAATQSKANRKNDSKTAKKAGAFQTMGLNTHLLKAITRKGFNVPTPIQRKTIPLIIDGQDVVGMARTGSGKTAAFVIPMIEKLKTHSAKYGARAMILSPSRELALQTLKVVKEMGRGTDLRTVLLVGGDGIEDNFGSMAANPDIIIATPGRFEHVKVEMGLDLSSVRYVVFDEADRLFEMGFAAQLTEIMHSLPASRQTLLFSATLPKSLVEFARAGLQDPKLVRLDAESKIAPGLQSAFFTVKRAEKEGALLHILQDVIKMPTGSAKPASGVKEGKKGDKKRKRGADGPANETTSPYSTVVFTSTKHHVEYIANFLKAWGYATSYVYGSLDQTARKMQVQDFRSGVTNILVVTDVAARGLDVPLLANVINYDFPSQPKIFVHRVGRTARAGKEGWSYSLITQPDMPYLLDLQLFLSRKLIMGRTAKEPGMFQNAVVVGNFRRDALERYTEEAAKVVDEDIDLQAMRDVAAKGEKQYLRTRNSASAESVKRAKQIAQSQDSGATNMLFEADETADLEQQRLDMLARLSSFRPVETVFEVGKRGDAKDAAAEVMKKRRANIEAQKAKKALAKEEESEDEVTVAKSGAAEDSDEDELILTQPNGPEMELASDSELELTFTAPSEPGTSKRQAKKDKKAASGQDDEFFMSYTPSTINMAEDKGYGVHSGGTNASNHFLDQARNATMDLNGDEDSSFKVANKAGAGLRWDKKSKKYVQRANDDDGSKGAKMIRGESGLKIAASFKSGRFDRWRKDNRVERLPRVGEMEKSNSHFVNQNSGGQGGRFKHKQERAPKEADKYRDDYHVRKKRVAEAREKRVGRFAEGKGKNELRGVDDVRKLRKLQEKRKDKNARPSRKKN; encoded by the coding sequence ATGGTTCGCGCCGCGTCGCCAGCGCTCTCGGAGAATGAATTCGATATCTCCAAGTCGCTATTCGGCGGTGAGGCCGACCTCCTCTCGGACAACAGCGACAACGAAGCCACCCGCGAAGCGTCTCCATTTTCACAACGACCACCAGCCATAGAAGATGCTTCCGATAGCGACGACGCATTCATCGCTGCGACACAATCCAAAGCGAACCGCAAAAATGACAGCAAGACTGCGAAAAAAGCGGGCGCATTCCAGACCATGGGACTGAACACGCATCTGCTCAAAGCAATCACGAGGAAAGGCTTCAACGTGCCTACGCCGATCCAGAGAAAGACTATTCCTCTAATAATAGATGGACAGGATGTGGTGGGCATGGCGAGGACAGGATCAGGAAAGACAGCCGCTTTTGTGATCCCCATgatcgagaagctgaagacacATTCTGCGAAGTATGGAGCGAGAGCTATGATCCTTAGTCCGTCGAGAGAACTGGCTCTACAGACTTTGAAGGTCGTCAAAGAGATGGGAAGAGGCACGGACCTGAGGACAGTGTTACTGGTGGGAGGAGACGGTATAGAAGACAATTTTGGATCCATGGCTGCAAATCcggacatcatcatcgccacaCCTGGCCGATTTGAACATGTGAAGGTCGAAATGGGACTCGACTTGAGCTCTGTGAGATATGTCGTTTTTGACGAGGCTGACCGGTTGTTCGAGATGGGTTTTGCTGCACAGTTGACCGAAATTATGCATTCCCTTCCGGCATCGAGACAAACGCTGCTTTTCTCTGCGACGCTGCCAAAGAGCTTGGTCGAGTTCGCAAGAGCTGGATTGCAGGACCCGAAGTTGGTGAGATTGGACGCAGAGAGCAAGATTGCTCCTGGGTTGCAAAGTGCATTCTTTACTGTGAAGCGCGCCGAAAAAGAGGGTGCCCTGTTGCACATCTTACAGGATGTCATCAAAATGCCTACGGGATCAGCCAAACCGGCCAGCGGGGtcaaagaaggcaagaagggcgacaagaagcggaagagagGTGCTGACGGGCCTGCCAACGAGACTACGTCGCCATATTCGACTGTCGTATTTACGTCGACTAAGCATCACGTCGAGTATATTGCCAACTTCTTGAAGGCCTGGGGTTACGCGACATCCTATGTATATGGCTCTCTGGACCAAACGGCACGCAAAATGCAAGTTCAGGACTTTCGATCGGGAGTGACGAACATCTTGGTGGTCACTGATGTGGCAGCCCGTGGTTTGGATGTGCCATTACTGGCCAACGTTATCAACTACGACTTTCCATCACAGCCAAAGATCTTTGTGCACCGCGTCGGGcgaacagcaagagcaggTAAGGAAGGTTGGAGTTACAGTTTGATCACACAGCCGGACATGCCTTATCTGCTCGATCTGCAACTGTTTCTCAGTCGCAAACTGATCATGGGTCGCACTGCCAAGGAGCCGGGCATGTTTCAAAATGCGGTCGTTGTTGGCAATTTCCGCAGAGATGCACTCGAACGATATACCGAAGAGGCTGCAAAAGTCGTTGATGAAGATATCGATCTCCAAGCAATGCGCGACGTTGCGGCTAAAGGCGAAAAGCAATATCTGAGAACACGAAACTCAGCGTCCGCCGAGAGCGTAAAGCGTGCAAAGCAAATTGCCCAAAGCCAGGACTCTGGTGCTACAAACATGCTCTTCGAAGCTGACGAGACCGCTGATCTGGAGCAACAAAGACTAGACATGTTGGCAAGGTTGTCCAGCTTCCGGCCTGTAGAGACTGTCTTCGAGGTTGGAAAACGTGGTGATGCAAAAGATGCTGCCGCTGAGGTGATGAAGAAACGGAGAGCAAACATTGAAGcgcagaaggcgaagaaggcactggcgaaggaagaagaatCCGAAGATGAAGTGACCGTCGCCAAATCTGGAGCTGCTGAAGATtctgacgaggatgagctgATATTGACTCAACCTAATGGGCCAGAGATGGAACTTGCATCGGACTCTGAGCTTGAGCTCACCTTTACTGCACCCTCCGAGCCTGGCACATCAAAACGGCAagccaagaaggacaagaaagCAGCGTCCGGCCAAGACGATGAATTCTTCATGTCTTACACTCCGTCCACCATCAACATGGCTGAGGACAAGGGATATGGAGTGCATTCGGGAGGAACCAATGCTTCGAATCACTTCTTGGACCAAGCTAGGAATGCAACAATGGATCTCAACGGAGACGAAGACAGCAGCTTCAAAGTGGCCAACAAAGCTGGAGCAGGTCTGCGCTGggacaagaagagcaagaaataTGTTCAACGTGCCAATGATGACGATGGCTCCAAGGGTGCTAAGATGATCCGAGGCGAATCTGGGCTGAAGATCGCTGCTTCGTTCAAGTCTGGTCGCTTCGATCGATGGAGGAAGGACAACCGCGTCGAGAGGCTTCCCCGGGTCggagagatggagaagtcgAACTCACATTTCGTAAATCAGAATTCTGGCGGGCAAGGAGGCAGGTTCAAGCACAAGCAAGAACGTGCTCCGAAGGAGGCGGATAAGTACCGCGATGATTACCATGTCAGGAAGAAGCGTGTCGCGGAGGCGAGGGAGAAGAGAGTTGGCAGATTTGCAGAGGGCAAGGGGAAGAACGAGCTCAGAGGCGTGGACGATGTGAGGAAGCTGAGGAAAttgcaggagaagaggaaagacAAGAATGCAAGGCCTTCgcggaagaagaactag
- a CDS encoding uncharacterized protein (SMCOG1088:acyltransferase 3~antiSMASH:Cluster_9) → MADTREPDVELQGWEDKTLPSTLDDLAEEEDPLAPSNSLAATQQPDKTIDKKKNTAYLDGLRGLAALLVYIYHHVSWYFGPTDDLINGWGANGNHYFFQLPFIRLILTGGNAGVVIFFVLSGYVLSISPLRHLREASKGNQNHKTIYRSLLSSVIRRPFRLYLPVIGVSLGFVIALHLPFGLAPKLAWPAPQETLWLELKSWLYELSIALQPSTKPDVLAHWFVYDPPVYTIPVELVGSLLIFSMLAFSVPVTMRMRAIVYAFMYIAFLLMYQWAMALFMAGMLLAINDLKEPGPSTFGRFQLSARGKTIIHHFTFFVGWYLLCQTAGMRDTQVSSDTPGWWLLTKLIPPIYYDDPDKEYWRWWHAWGAFMVVYGVLRLSWLQKFFSTRPLKYLGKISFALYLVHGPLMWTVGDRIYRLFGHITMPEMTTMWDEMLPVPEFGIHGFTTRFLVSQALILPITFAFGHLGTKLFDEPSVRLGRWVVDRMKVEKKR, encoded by the coding sequence ATGGCAGACACAAGGGAACCCGATGTTGAACTCCAGGGCTGGGAAGACAAGACGCTACCTTCGACACTGGATGATCttgcagaggaagaagatcccTTGGCCCCATCCAACAGCCTAGCAGCCACACAGCAACCGGACAAGACGATAGACAAGAAGAAAAACACTGCCTACCTTGACGGTCTCCGTGGGCTCGCTGCCCTTCTAGTCTACATATACCATCATGTAAGCTGGTATTTCGGACCCACAGACGACCTCATCAATGGCTGGGGAGCGAACGGGAATCACTACTTCTTCCAACTCCCCTTCATCCGACTCATCCTCACAGGTGGCAACGCCGGCGTAGtaatcttcttcgtcctgtcCGGCTACGTCCTCAGCATCTCACccctccgccacctccgcGAAGCCAGCAAAGGAAACCAAAACCACAAAACCATCTACCGctccctcctctccagcGTAATCCGCCGCCCCTTCCGCCTCTACCTCCCCGTCATAGGCGTAAGTCTCGGCTTCGTCATCGCCTTGCACCTCCCCTTCGGCCTCGCCCCCAAACTCGCCTGGCCCGCACCCCAAGAAACCCTCTGGCTCGAACTCAAATCCTGGCTCTACGAACTCTCCATCGCTCTCCAGCCCTCCACAAAACCCGACGTCCTCGCCCACTGGTTCGTCTACGACCCACCAGTCTATACCATCCCCGTTGAACTCGTCGGCAgtctcctcatcttctccatgcTCGCCTTCTCCGTCCCCGTCACAATGCGCATGCGAGCAATCGTCTACGCATTCATGTACATtgccttcctcctcatgTACCAATGGGCCATGGCACTCTTCATGGCCGGAATGCTCCTCGCAATCAACGATCTCAAAGAACCCGGTCCAAGCACATTCGGCAGATTCCAACTTTCTGCTCGCGGGAAAACTATCATCCACCACTTCACATTCTTCGTGGGATGGTATCTCCTCTGCCAAACAGCCGGGATGCGAGACACTCAAGTTTCCTCGGATACACCTGGATGGTGGCTCCTCACGAAGCTCATCCCACCAATCTACTACGACGACCCAGATAAAGAATACTGGCGCTGGTGGCACGCATGGGGGGCATTCATGGTCGTCTATGGAGTTTTGCGACTCTCCTGGTTGCAGAAATTCTTTTCGACGAGGCCATTGAAATATCTTGGCAAGATTAGTTTTGCTTTATATCTTGTCCACGGACCTCTGATGTGGACTGTGGGAGATCGGATTTATCGACTGTTTGGACATATTACCATGCCTGAGATGACCACCATGTGGGATGAAATGCTTCCAGTCCCGGAATTTGGCATACATGGTTTTACAACGAGATTTCTGGTATCCCAGGCATTGATCTTGCCTATCACATTCGCCTTTGGACATCTCGGAACGAAACTGTTCGATGAGCCGAGTGTAAGGCTCGGACGATGGGTCGTTGATAGGATGAAGGTCGAGAAGAAACGATGA
- a CDS encoding uncharacterized protein (SMCOG1017:aldehyde dehydrogenase~antiSMASH:Cluster_9) produces MSSHAEKLWIGGQEHEGSGELIPMKDPSTGTIFAHCHSASVSDVNYAAETAHKTFRSGVWSRWERHQRADVLEKAAELLAANLTDLIALEVLQTGRAIREMKAQVPSLVKWFKYYAALIRTEERPVLPTTGKLHNWVDRRPLGVVVQITPFNHPLLIAVKKIAPALAAGNCIILKPSELTPLTSLKLGRVLKDAGVPDGVFTVLNGHGVTTGKALVSHPLVKKVDVTGGTPSGRAIGAIAGGNLAHFTAELGGKAPVIVTANANLELAVNGVAFGSFIASGQTCVAATRIIVHSSIFESFVEKIAAKALSICRRIGAPSNPESMMGPIISKKQLDHVSGLVEDAKRTGLEVAVGGQRMSGESSLDGFDLSAGYFYPPTVLVHRQDTAIQDHEIWKEEAFGPVIVITAYGTEDQALALANDSEFGLGAAVWTKDLSEAHRLSDRIESGICWINTHHRNDPSSPWGGIGSSGVGSENGIAAYHAYTTTKSTIINYADEQEAAGEDWFREGTEQVRYG; encoded by the exons ATGTCGTCTCATGCTGAGAAGCTGTGGATTGGCGGGCAGGAACATGAAGGCAGCGGGGAACTGATTCCCATGAAAGATCCATCGACCGGAACGATATTCGCGCA CTGCCATTCTGCAAGCGTCAGCGATGTGAATTATGCTGCGGAGACAGCACACAAAACCTTTCGGTCCGGCGTGTGGTCTAGATGGGAAAGGCATCAGCGCGCCGATGTGCTGGAGAAGGCTGCGGAACTGCTGGCCGCCAACCTGACTGATCTGATCGCTCTTGAGGTGCTCCAGACGGGCCGGGCGATAAGGGAAATGAAAGCTCAGGTCCCGTCTCTGG TGAAATGGTTCAAGTATTATGCCGCATTGATCAGGACAGAAGAACGGCCAGTTCTGCCGACCACTGGCAAGCTACACAACTGGGTCGACAGACGCCCACTGGGTGTGGTTGTTCAGATCACGCCTTTCAACCATCCACTGCTCATTGCTGTCAAGAAGATCGCGCCCGCTCTGGCAGCTGGAAATTGCATTATCTTGAAGCCATCTGAGCTGACACCATTGACCTCACTGAAGCTTGGAAGGGTTCTCAAGGACGCTGGTGTTCCCGATGGCGTGTTCACTGTGCTGAATGGGCACGGTGTCACTACTGGTAAAGCTCTGGTGTCTCATCCCCTTGTGAAAAAGGTTGATGTGACCGGCGGCACGCCGTCTGGCAGAGCAATAGGTGCCATTGCAGGTGGCAACTTGGCACATTTCACTGCTGAGTTGGGGGGCAAAGCACCTGTGATTGTGACAGCAAATGCAAATCTGGAGCTGGCTGTCAATGGAGTCGCATTCGGCTCTTTTATCGCAAGCGGGCAGACCTGTGTGGCTGCCACCAGAATCATTGTGCATTCTAGCATCTTTGAGTCATTTGTGGAGAAGATTGCGGCCAAAGCCCTATCAATATGTCGGAGAATAGGTGCGCCCTCGAACCCTGAGTCGATGATGGGCCCCATCATTTCAAAGAAACAATTGGATCATGTCAGCGGATTGGTGGAAGATGCAAAGCGTACTGGTCTAGAAGTTGCTGTTGGAGGACAACGAATGTCCGGCGAATCTTCACTTGATGGGTTCGATCTTTCTGCGGGCTACTTCTACCCACCAACCGTGCTTGTCCATCGGCAAGACACAGCGATTCAGGATCACGAGATCTGGAAAGAGGAAGCATTCGGGCcagtcatcgtcatcaccgCGTACGGAACTGAAGATCAGGCGCTTGCACTGGCGAACGACAGTGAATTCGGGCTAGGAGCTGCCGTCTGGACCAAAGACCTTTCAGAGGCACACCGCTTGTCCGATCGAATCGAGTCAGGCATCTGCTGGATCAACACGCATCATCGCAACGACCCAAGTAGTCCATGGGGCGGGATAGGAAGTTCTGGAGTCGGGAGTGAGAATGGCATCGCTGCATATCACGCTTACACTACGACGAAGAGCACCATTATAAATTATGCAGATGAACAGGAAGCGGCTGGTGAGGATTGGTTCCGAGAAGGCACAGAACAAGTGCGATATGGCTGA
- a CDS encoding uncharacterized protein (antiSMASH:Cluster_9), producing the protein MPSVYTGDEASSSVTSNNNVHGKMSNGHVVPPAKATQVKNDKDDVYQDLAEACRNVHDRVYEFLERKPRSERIEQVQRMTRESLGVIEEALEKFSLDHLSFSYNGGKDCLVLLILYLAALHTHSTKSSISLPPTLRSVYIVTPNPFPAVTTFVHSSATKYHLSLSQYHKPMREAFASYLADTPSVQAIFVGTRRTDPHGAKLTFFDPTDGGWPAFVRIHPVIDWHYADIWSFIKEVGVEYCELYDMGYTSLGGTDDTHPNPALALKTKGAEDVVRYRPAYELVEDDAERLGRDGKR; encoded by the exons ATGCCCAGCGTATATACCGGAGATGAAGCGTCATCCTCCGTCACGAGCAACAACAACGTACATGGCAAGATGAGCAATGGACATGTCGTGCCGCCGGCCAAGGCGACGCAGGTGAAGAATGATAAAGACGACGTGTATCAGGACTTGGCGGAAGCGTGTCGGAACGTGCATGATCGGGTATACGAGTTTCTGGAGCGAAAGCCGAGGAGTGAGAGGATAGAGCAGGTGCAGCGCATGACGAGGGAGTCGCTGGGCGTGATTGAAGAGGCATTGGAGAAGTTCAG CCTCGACCACCTCTCCTTCAGCTACAACGGCGGCAAAGACTGCCTCGTCCTCCTGATCCTCTACCTCGCCGCCCTACACACCCACTCGACAAAGTCCTCAATATCTCTTCCTCCGACCCTCCGATCCGTCTACATCGTCACACCCAACCCTTTCCCCGCCGTAACAACTTTCGTCCACTCCTCCGCAACCAAATACCACCTCTCCCTCTCGCAATACCACAAACCCATGCGCGAAGCTTTCGCCTCGTACCTTGCAGACACGCCGTCCGTCCAGGCGATCTTTGTTGGAACCCGGCGTACCGATCCTCACGGCGCGAAGCTCACATTCTTCGATCCCACGGATGGGGGCTGGCCAGCGTTTGTGAGGATACATCCGGTGATTGATTGGCATTATGCGGATATTTGGAGTTTTATCAAAGAGGTCGGAGTCGAGTACTGTGAGTTGTATGATATGGGCTATACGAGTTTGGGCGGGACGGATGATACGCATCCCAATCCGGCGCTGGCGCTTAAGACTAAGGGTGCTGAGGATGTGGTGCGGTATCGGCCGGCTTATGAATTGGTGGAGGATGATGCGGAGAGGTTGGGGAGAGATGGGAAGAGGTGA
- a CDS encoding uncharacterized protein (SMCOG1086:MATE efflux family protein~antiSMASH:Cluster_9): MSRSIPNNRSSSPSGQALSRSFGTSFRSQSHIAAIAEESIIRDLEETDFDDEAVDGEDDSALSRTLTGDIPGLGPHSMAGYYRRPSIAAPAPRPFLGTQLPEARVPLAQDYEAAIGEERSLLRDNNIIPPKHPRRRESDAHENGGTLRKMLSHVSFRRKSGDADRLIDGHTTESTGLLANGRDPTLPYGGEDTPENISKKWEEAVENGQIQTTWQRETKTLVRYSAPLILTFILQQSLTLTSVFTVGHIGRNELGAVSLGSMTANITGYSVYHGLTTSLDTLCAQAYGSGKKKLVGLQFQRMVYFLWAITIPIGIFWFFADRILGAIVPDQDIANLAGNYLKVLIIGAPGYATFEAAKRYVQAQGRFDANLYVLLIAAPLNVFMHWLFVWRFEWGFIGCPIAVAITECLMPILLFLYVRFVGGMECWPGFTRKAWINWGPMIRLALPGLIMVLAEFLAFEIITLASARISSAHLAANTVLQAVSVLTYQLPFPLSIAASTRTANLIGAGLPDAAKVTTRVAFILGVFIGLFNMIALTSLRNFIPLLFSEDAAVVALAAATLPVNAAFQLVDSTAAQCNGILRGLGKQAIGGYINLFAYYIIALPISFALGFGLHWDLVGIWIGPAVGLAIVSVLEGLYIAKTDYEKASGEAARRNAVD, encoded by the coding sequence ATGTCCAGATCAATTCCTAACAACCGCAGTAGCTCGCCCTCTGGGCAGGCATTGTCCCGCAGCTTTGGCACATCCTTCCGATCACAATCCCACATTGCCGCCATTGCGGAAGAGTCGATCATACGAGACCTCGAAGAGACGGATTTCGACGATGAGGCGGTCGACGGGGAAGATGATTCGGCGCTTAGCAGGACGCTCACGGGCGATATTCCTGGGCTAGGTCCTCATTCAATGGCAGGATACTACAGGCGTCCATCGATCGCTGCACCAGCGCCGAGACCATTTCTCGGCACACAACTACCCGAAGCGCGTGTGCCATTGGCACAAGACTACGAGGCGGCGATTGGGGAAGAGAGGAGCTTGCTCAGAGACAACAATATCATTCCGCCCAAGCATCCACGACGACGCGAGAGTGATGCTCATGAGAATGGAGGTACACTCAGGAAGATGCTCAGCCATGTGAGCTTCAGGCGAAAGAGCGGTGACGCGGATCGATTAATAGATGGGCACACTACAGAATCTACGGGCCTTCTCGCGAATGGTCGTGATCCGACTTTGCCATACGGAGGCGAGGATACCCCAGAGAACATCTCGAAGAAATGGGAGGAGGCTGTCGAGAATGGTCAGATTCAGACGACCTGGCAACGCGAGACCAAGACTTTGGTGCGGTACTCTGCGCCGTTGATCTTGACATTCATTCTGCAGCAATCCCTCACCCTCACATCCGTGTTCACAGTGGGACACATTGGCAGAAATGAACTCGGCGCCGTGTCTCTCGGATCCATGACTGCCAATATTACTGGCTACAGCGTGTACCATGGTCTCACAACCTCTCTCGACACACTCTGCGCGCAAGCTTACGGATCtggaaagaagaagttggTCGGTCTTCAATTCCAGCGCATGGTCTACTTCCTTTGGGCAATCACGATTCCGATTGGTATTTTCTGGTTCTTCGCAGACAGAATTCTTGGTGCCATTGTGCCCGACCAAGACATTGCCAACCTGGCTGGAAATTATCTCAAGGTTTTGATCATCGGCGCTCCAGGCTACGCGACGTTCGAAGCTGCAAAGCGATATGTCCAAGCACAAGGCCGGTTCGATGCCAACCTGTACGTCCTCCTCATTGCTGCCCCTCTGAATGTTTTCATGCATTGGCTTTTTGTTTGGCGCTTCGAATGGGGTTTCATTGGCTGTCCGATTGCCGTCGCTATCACCGAATGCCTCATGCCCATACTGTTATTCTTGTATGTGCGCTTCGTGGGCGGGATGGAGTGCTGGCCAGGCTTCACACGCAAAGCTTGGATCAACTGGGGACCCATGATCCGACTTGCACTTCCAGGTCTGATTATGGTTCTGGCCGAGTTCCTCGCTTTCGAGATCATCACGTTGGCGTCCGCGCGCATCTCGTCCGCGCATTTGGCCGCCAACACCGTTCTGCAGGCGGTATCAGTTCTCACTTACCAATTGCCTTTCCCGTTAAGCATTGCAGCCTCGACGCGTACGGCCAATCTGATCGGAGCGGGACTACCTGATGCAGCAAAAGTTACTACCAGAGTTGCTTTTATCCTCGGAGTCTTCATTGGCCTTTTTAACATGATCGCATTGACTTCGCTTCGTAACTTCAtccctcttctcttctcggaAGATGCGGCAGTTGTCGCTCTCGCTGCCGCGACTCTGCCCGTCAACGCTGCTTTCCAGCTCGTTGACTCTACAGCTGCGCAATGCAATGGTATCTTGAGAGGACTTGGAAAACAGGCCATTGGTGGGTACATCAATTTGTTCGCTTACTACATTATCGCTTTGCCTATCAGTTTTGCGTTGGGATTCGGACTGCATTGGGACTTGGTCGGAATTTGGATTGGTCCTGCTGTTGGACTGGCGATTGTTTCGGTGCTGGAGGGACTATACATTGCAAAGACGGATTACGAAAAAGCGAGCGGAGAAGCGGCAAGGAGGAATGCGGTGGATTAA